The following proteins are co-located in the Sporolactobacillus pectinivorans genome:
- a CDS encoding Zn-binding domain-containing protein codes for MAGSXLPLDQYMAGHPDYFFSRKPEEVRVNPDNLMILMDHIKCSAYELPFPKGEIFGGQPVDDLCEFLADEDVLHRQAGKWYWMNDAFPANEISLRSAVQDSFAIVDISDRGHAKVIGEMDRFGAMTMLYEDAIYIHQGIQYHVDQLDLEQRKAYIRRVNVNYYTDSDLAVQMDVLETDGQVPLAGLNADKCYGDVSVRALPTVFKKIRFETFENIGWGHIHLPEMELQTNAAWISFSEEWMDRFGKDVFQGALVGLSHVLRHAASLFVMCDQSDLSVVAKIKAPHNEKPTVFIYDKYPGGIGLSKKLYEAMPALLEKAREMAVSCGCESGCPSCIGFVNEGRAAKQALLHILGEKTSCH; via the coding sequence TTGGCGGGCAGCNCTCTTCCGCTTGACCAGTATATGGCCGGGCACCCGGACTACTTTTTCTCACGAAAACCTGAAGAAGTCCGTGTTAATCCGGATAATCTGATGATATTAATGGACCACATCAAGTGTTCAGCTTATGAATTACCCTTTCCGAAGGGCGAAATATTTGGCGGGCAGCCGGTGGATGATTTGTGTGAATTTCTGGCGGATGAAGATGTGTTGCATCGTCAGGCCGGAAAATGGTACTGGATGAATGATGCATTTCCTGCAAATGAGATCAGCCTGCGCTCAGCTGTCCAGGATTCTTTTGCTATTGTGGACATTTCGGATAGAGGACATGCGAAAGTAATTGGCGAGATGGATCGTTTTGGTGCGATGACGATGCTGTATGAAGACGCGATTTATATTCATCAGGGCATTCAATATCATGTCGATCAGTTGGACCTTGAACAGCGGAAAGCTTATATCAGGCGTGTCAATGTGAATTATTATACCGACTCGGATCTGGCTGTACAGATGGATGTCCTTGAGACGGACGGACAGGTACCGCTGGCCGGTTTGAATGCGGACAAGTGTTATGGAGATGTCTCTGTCCGGGCACTTCCGACCGTATTCAAGAAAATCAGGTTTGAAACCTTTGAAAACATCGGGTGGGGGCATATTCATCTTCCGGAAATGGAATTGCAAACGAATGCGGCCTGGATCAGTTTTTCAGAGGAATGGATGGATCGGTTCGGAAAGGACGTGTTCCAGGGTGCATTGGTCGGTCTGAGTCATGTGCTGCGTCACGCCGCATCCCTTTTTGTGATGTGTGATCAGTCGGATTTGTCAGTTGTCGCAAAAATCAAGGCACCTCATAATGAGAAACCAACAGTTTTTATTTACGACAAATATCCGGGTGGCATCGGCCTGAGCAAAAAACTATATGAAGCCATGCCTGCACTTCTTGAAAAAGCAAGAGAAATGGCCGTGTCCTGCGGCTGTGAATCAGGCTGTCCTTCATGCATCGGATTTGTCAATGAAGGCAGGGCGGCAAAGCAGGCATTGCTTCATATTCTGGGAGAAAAAACATCGTGTCATTAA
- a CDS encoding ribonuclease H-like domain-containing protein, whose product MSLKQKLQLYKKQLHQAQQIERGNKSEERAIHAADDEREIRRAAKDLDAEICRFEGQYVLVHTEQLNATTCVGPYTVKELFPVVADWQKKVSRLHPLSAYGLEAEDLLFFDTETTGLSAGAGEMIFLIGLARVTRSGVELKQYFLPGPGHEAAFYNAFLSDSRSLKNLVTFNGKAFDWPRVKTRYQFVRDQVPRLPAFGHFDLLHASRRLWKERLDSVRLQTVEKEILSMGRTDDIPGKMAPFLYFQFLKHPQASQVAGIIEHNREDVLSLIALYIHLSNKVLGNIDCDPAERYEIARWHQQIGDKRRAVSLFRTVADQNGYYGNLSKIHLAQLYKREGHYTHALTLMQSAISSETEPDDSLYIEAAKIMEHQFKDYREAIQYTQYAIDCLKDRRDITESRSSEKIRAYLKRLNRLDQKLLKGMDP is encoded by the coding sequence GTGTCATTAAAACAGAAACTTCAGCTGTATAAGAAACAGCTGCATCAGGCGCAGCAAATCGAACGCGGGAATAAAAGTGAAGAAAGGGCGATACACGCAGCTGATGATGAACGGGAGATCAGGCGGGCGGCGAAAGATTTGGATGCTGAAATCTGCCGTTTTGAGGGTCAGTATGTCCTCGTCCATACCGAACAACTTAATGCAACAACATGCGTTGGTCCTTATACGGTCAAAGAACTGTTTCCGGTTGTTGCGGATTGGCAAAAAAAAGTTTCACGCCTGCATCCCCTCTCCGCGTATGGGCTTGAAGCTGAAGACCTGCTTTTCTTTGACACAGAGACGACAGGCCTTTCCGCCGGTGCAGGTGAGATGATTTTTCTGATCGGGCTTGCGCGCGTGACAAGGAGCGGAGTCGAACTGAAACAGTACTTTCTTCCGGGTCCGGGCCATGAAGCAGCATTCTATAATGCCTTTCTGAGCGACAGCCGTTCTCTTAAAAATCTCGTGACTTTTAATGGAAAGGCATTTGACTGGCCAAGAGTGAAGACAAGGTATCAGTTTGTGCGTGACCAGGTCCCCCGTCTGCCGGCTTTCGGGCATTTTGACCTGCTTCATGCTTCACGGCGGTTATGGAAGGAAAGGCTGGACTCAGTCAGGCTTCAGACCGTTGAAAAAGAAATATTGTCCATGGGGAGGACTGACGACATACCCGGGAAAATGGCGCCGTTTCTCTATTTTCAGTTTTTGAAGCATCCTCAGGCAAGCCAGGTCGCCGGAATTATCGAACATAATCGTGAGGATGTCCTGTCACTCATTGCACTTTATATTCATCTTTCAAATAAAGTGCTTGGAAATATTGATTGCGATCCAGCTGAACGTTATGAGATTGCACGCTGGCATCAGCAGATAGGTGATAAAAGGCGCGCAGTCTCGCTTTTTCGGACGGTGGCGGATCAGAACGGTTATTATGGAAATCTTTCAAAGATCCATCTGGCACAGCTCTACAAGAGGGAGGGGCATTACACCCATGCGTTAACATTGATGCAGTCGGCGATCTCCAGTGAAACTGAGCCGGATGACAGCTTGTACATTGAAGCCGCAAAGATTATGGAACATCAATTTAAAGATTATAGAGAAGCAATTCAGTATACCCAGTATGCAATTGATTGTCTGAAAGATAGACGGGACATTACTGAAAGCAGGAGCAGTGAAAAAATAAGGGCGTATCTTAAGCGGTTAAATCGACTGGATCAGAAATTACTTAAAGGAATGGATCCATAA
- a CDS encoding SLOG family protein translates to MADQEVMLVTGYKPNELGIFSADHPGIRVIRYCLKTQIKDLAGSGTKWIVISGQPGVELWAGETCLELKTDFPDLKLAVLVPFIGQEERFRDWVKTQYNHVLEAADFTGAISNRPYESPGQLRQKNEFLVSKTDGMVILYDEETPGSPQYYLSAARKRARHELYPITAIDRYDIDFASEELKQQNPEYWM, encoded by the coding sequence GTGGCAGATCAGGAAGTTATGCTTGTCACGGGTTACAAACCCAATGAACTGGGTATCTTCTCAGCGGACCATCCGGGAATTCGGGTAATCCGTTATTGTCTGAAAACGCAGATCAAAGATCTTGCAGGCTCCGGAACAAAATGGATTGTAATCAGCGGGCAGCCCGGTGTCGAACTCTGGGCCGGGGAAACCTGCTTGGAGCTGAAAACAGATTTCCCGGATCTGAAGTTGGCCGTTCTTGTTCCGTTCATCGGGCAGGAGGAGCGTTTCAGGGACTGGGTGAAAACACAGTACAATCACGTGCTTGAAGCTGCAGATTTTACCGGAGCGATCAGTAACCGGCCCTATGAAAGTCCCGGGCAGCTCCGACAGAAAAATGAATTTTTGGTGTCAAAAACTGACGGTATGGTCATCTTATATGATGAAGAGACACCAGGATCCCCTCAGTACTATTTGTCTGCAGCTCGAAAAAGGGCCCGGCATGAGCTCTATCCAATTACGGCTATCGATCGTTATGATATTGATTTTGCGTCGGAAGAATTAAAACAGCAAAATCCCGAATACTGGATGTAG
- the gpsB gene encoding cell division regulator GpsB — MAEQKTVRLTKNDILHKEFKTSFHGYQPEEVDQFLDIVISDYDVFYAEILRLREENKRLKSEQQAAGSEEPKRQDYADNLGQTNYDILKRLSNLEKHVFGSRLGE; from the coding sequence ATGGCGGAACAGAAAACAGTCAGATTGACAAAGAATGATATTCTCCATAAAGAATTTAAAACTTCATTTCACGGCTATCAGCCTGAAGAGGTTGACCAGTTCCTTGATATTGTGATCAGTGATTATGATGTATTTTATGCGGAAATACTACGGCTCCGCGAGGAAAATAAACGTCTGAAAAGTGAACAGCAGGCGGCCGGAAGCGAGGAACCAAAACGTCAGGACTACGCCGACAATCTGGGGCAGACAAATTACGATATTCTCAAACGTCTTTCCAACTTGGAAAAACACGTTTTTGGCAGTCGTCTGGGTGAATGA